The genomic interval AAGTGGGGAATTTCTACCAGGTTAGAGGCCTCACCGAATTCAAGCGCGACGAGACTTTGCCGCATAGTCTGCCACGCGACGTAGACAAAGAGCAGACCGGAAATCGCCCGGACCAAGCTATCCGTCCAGCGGAGAATCTCCGGCTTCAAGAACATGCTGATCAGGTCAACCGCCACGTGCCCACCGGTCCAGCCGCAATGGGCCAGAGCGAAGAAGACCACGAGGACCAGGCTAAGCTCGGAGATGTCCTGCGCACCGAGGATAGGTGCATTGAAAACATAACGCATGACGACCGCGACGACGGTGAGACCCATCAGCCACAGGAGAACTATGCCACCAAGGTAGGCTAGCAGGCGGACGGTACTATCGACGGTCGTGCTTATCTTCCCGCGTCGGTCCTCCACGGCCGCCTAGCTTACAACTCCCATCGCAGCAAGGATCGCCTTGGCCGGAATCCCCTTCTTCTCAAGGTCCGCTACGATCTTCTTCCGGGCTTTTATCAAAAGCGCTGTTCCCTTTTTCACCTCATCAGATGAGAGGGAGATGACCTCGTGCTTCCCACCCTTACTGACGGACTTGAGGCCCTTTGCGCCGGCCTTCTCGTAAAATTTGGCCCCT from Candidatus Methylomirabilota bacterium carries:
- a CDS encoding TRAP transporter small permease translates to MEDRRGKISTTVDSTVRLLAYLGGIVLLWLMGLTVVAVVMRYVFNAPILGAQDISELSLVLVVFFALAHCGWTGGHVAVDLISMFLKPEILRWTDSLVRAISGLLFVYVAWQTMRQSLVALEFGEASNLVEIPHFPFILVVAFGSAVYALVLFVQAVRIACGLPDMKMQ